The following are encoded together in the Bacillus sp. NP157 genome:
- a CDS encoding helix-turn-helix domain-containing protein, whose translation MNALPATMPHDASVRDCMFLLRAAIEEFDQDLALTRQRILRAAYLLGLKPAPAPVAVGGTLPFPPRKREAVYNFIQQNLDRPIYVVELAEHLDVSTSHFCRAFKASFGMSTHRYIVEQRLKQAVELMRTTTMPLTDIALETGLCDQSHLSNLFRRHFGDSPSRWRRQHS comes from the coding sequence ATGAACGCCCTTCCCGCTACCATGCCCCATGACGCCTCGGTTCGCGATTGCATGTTCCTCCTGCGTGCTGCCATCGAGGAGTTCGATCAGGATCTCGCGCTGACCCGCCAGCGCATTCTCCGTGCAGCGTATCTCCTGGGGCTCAAGCCAGCGCCTGCTCCTGTCGCCGTGGGCGGAACGCTGCCGTTCCCCCCGCGGAAGCGGGAGGCCGTATATAACTTCATTCAGCAGAACCTCGATCGACCGATCTATGTCGTCGAACTGGCTGAGCACCTGGACGTGAGCACGAGCCATTTCTGTCGTGCCTTCAAGGCGAGCTTTGGCATGTCCACGCACAGGTACATCGTCGAGCAGCGGCTCAAACAAGCCGTCGAACTGATGCGCACCACCACCATGCCACTTACGGACATTGCCCTTGAGACCGGGTTATGCGACCAGTCACACCTGAGCAACCTGTTCCGACGGCACTTCGGTGACTCACCGAGCCGCTGGCGGCGGCAGCATTCCTGA
- a CDS encoding helix-turn-helix transcriptional regulator, with protein sequence MTALRDDGAGHGFRFGPYQFLPCRQLLLRGDSPVPIGSRAFDILEALLAHAGDPVSKAELLAKAWPTTVVEAGSLKVHMAALRKALGPSGMDRPYIETCPGRGYRFAVPVERLGDNRPGRRDIVAQELPITAVARGRELVRRFGDFRYVPGRQLLLRGMSRVRVGVRALDLLRILLERAGGIVTKDELMRAAWPRTYVHDANLKVNIAALRRALASHDTVLPSIVSVPGRGYRFAVPVHDEYIQLTSPTAGELPPSQGIVGRDGHIESILGLLDDNRLVTITGPAGVGKTTVAIAVASYPGAAWSDGACFVDLASVTDSQLVTPAVATALGVGASMENLVLGVVEALAARRVIILLDNCEHLRSAVATLAEQLYAALPDVTLLATSREPLHCAMETTFMLPPLAVVDGREGQSMASAMSGASVQLFVRRAHEASGYILTHADVPSVARICKRVDGLPLAIELAASRTTTLSPMALDAQLAASLDALGSRDPGVPSRQRTLAATLAWSYRLLSRQEARLLRVMSVFMGGFSLGDLAAVSSPLGLPPEAVASLTESLVSKSLVARRWQARGIEYRLLDTVRWYAAGKLREHGERQSSMEAHADSMLAVFTRAEDEWRWRPGEEWTHSYGHRMNDLRQAIDWSLGEGCRAELGVRLTAAAIPLWDELSSIAESRQRIEQALSHPTALEAAGHVVVLKLMTSRAWGLTYAEHLAPASEEAWQACLRLAVASRDADYELRALWGLAVYQSFTGHHRNALATLVRFQASAVASNDAAAMPDGERLRCNTTFYAGDLRGALDGLHRMMTGHAVGDARARLARFQIDRQVGLYVSLSTPAWVAGDPAQALAYAHMALERASALDHAASHANALAQAALPVTVWNGLLDEASDHLRALTDRLNQRGLGIWTPVGRFYQGAIQSARGDARGIATMEEAIAALIASRFVVRVPMYAAMLAEAALGYGNVNTAHKAVDLARSRMDAQCEFWCQAEVWRVRGRLCAKNGDSVEARACFDRALQLAQAMGARSFALRAGRDLAAHYEQVERDTGQAVPE encoded by the coding sequence ATGACGGCTCTGCGCGACGACGGCGCCGGGCACGGCTTTCGGTTCGGCCCCTACCAGTTCCTGCCCTGCCGGCAGCTGCTCCTGCGTGGCGACTCGCCCGTACCGATCGGCAGCCGGGCGTTCGATATCCTGGAGGCGCTTCTTGCCCACGCCGGCGATCCGGTTTCCAAGGCGGAGCTGCTCGCGAAGGCGTGGCCGACGACCGTCGTCGAGGCCGGTAGTCTAAAGGTGCACATGGCGGCGTTGCGCAAGGCGCTCGGTCCGTCCGGCATGGATAGGCCCTACATCGAGACATGCCCGGGACGCGGCTATCGCTTCGCCGTGCCTGTCGAACGCCTCGGCGACAATCGGCCAGGCCGGCGGGACATCGTTGCGCAAGAGCTGCCGATCACGGCGGTTGCGAGGGGCCGCGAGCTGGTGAGGCGCTTCGGCGATTTCCGCTACGTGCCGGGTCGCCAGCTCCTTCTCCGGGGGATGTCCCGCGTTCGCGTCGGCGTGCGCGCGCTCGACCTTCTTCGGATCCTGCTTGAACGGGCAGGTGGCATCGTTACGAAGGACGAGTTGATGCGCGCAGCATGGCCGCGAACCTATGTGCACGACGCGAACCTCAAGGTCAACATTGCCGCCTTGCGCCGTGCACTGGCTTCCCACGACACCGTGCTACCGTCCATCGTATCGGTTCCTGGTCGTGGCTACCGCTTCGCGGTACCCGTGCACGACGAATATATCCAGCTGACGAGCCCGACTGCGGGTGAGCTGCCGCCAAGCCAGGGGATCGTCGGCCGTGACGGACACATCGAATCCATACTGGGGCTGCTTGACGACAACCGGCTCGTCACGATCACTGGCCCCGCCGGCGTAGGCAAGACGACTGTCGCGATCGCGGTCGCCAGCTATCCCGGTGCGGCATGGAGCGACGGCGCCTGCTTCGTCGACCTGGCGTCCGTGACGGACTCCCAGCTTGTGACGCCGGCCGTTGCCACGGCGCTCGGCGTGGGGGCGAGCATGGAGAACTTGGTCCTTGGCGTGGTTGAGGCGCTTGCTGCGCGTCGCGTCATCATCCTGCTCGATAACTGCGAGCACCTGCGCAGCGCGGTAGCTACCCTTGCCGAGCAATTGTACGCAGCTCTCCCCGATGTGACCTTGCTCGCGACCAGCCGGGAGCCACTGCATTGCGCGATGGAGACGACGTTCATGCTGCCGCCGCTCGCCGTAGTGGACGGTCGGGAAGGGCAGTCGATGGCGTCGGCCATGTCGGGTGCCTCGGTGCAGCTCTTCGTGCGCCGTGCGCACGAAGCCAGTGGATACATCCTCACCCACGCGGACGTTCCCTCGGTGGCTCGCATCTGCAAGCGCGTCGATGGCCTTCCCCTGGCGATCGAGCTTGCGGCATCGCGGACGACCACCTTGTCCCCGATGGCACTCGACGCGCAATTAGCGGCGAGCCTCGATGCGCTGGGCAGTCGCGATCCCGGTGTCCCCTCTCGCCAGCGCACCCTGGCCGCCACTTTGGCATGGAGTTACCGGCTGTTATCGCGCCAGGAGGCACGGCTCCTGCGCGTCATGTCGGTGTTCATGGGGGGATTCTCGCTGGGCGACCTCGCCGCCGTCTCGTCGCCGCTCGGCCTTCCGCCTGAGGCAGTCGCGTCGCTCACCGAGTCGCTCGTATCGAAGTCGCTGGTCGCCAGGCGCTGGCAGGCGAGGGGGATCGAATACCGGCTCCTGGACACCGTGCGTTGGTATGCCGCCGGCAAGCTGCGCGAGCATGGCGAGCGTCAATCCAGCATGGAAGCACATGCCGATTCCATGTTGGCGGTGTTTACCCGAGCCGAAGACGAATGGCGCTGGCGACCAGGCGAGGAGTGGACGCACAGCTATGGGCACCGGATGAACGACCTGCGGCAAGCGATCGACTGGTCGCTGGGCGAGGGTTGCCGCGCCGAACTCGGCGTACGCCTGACGGCCGCGGCCATCCCGTTGTGGGATGAACTTTCGTCCATCGCTGAAAGCAGGCAACGGATCGAGCAGGCGCTTTCGCACCCGACGGCCCTCGAGGCGGCTGGCCATGTGGTGGTGTTGAAACTCATGACCTCTCGCGCCTGGGGGCTGACTTACGCGGAGCACCTCGCGCCGGCTTCCGAAGAGGCCTGGCAGGCATGCCTCCGCCTAGCCGTGGCATCCAGGGATGCTGACTACGAGCTTAGGGCGCTATGGGGCCTGGCCGTCTACCAAAGCTTCACCGGCCATCACCGGAACGCATTGGCTACGCTCGTAAGGTTCCAGGCCAGTGCCGTGGCCAGCAACGATGCGGCTGCCATGCCGGATGGCGAGCGCCTTCGCTGCAACACGACGTTCTATGCCGGGGATCTGCGTGGGGCGCTGGACGGTCTACACAGGATGATGACGGGCCATGCGGTCGGTGATGCGCGCGCACGCCTGGCCCGATTCCAGATTGATCGCCAGGTCGGGCTATATGTTTCGCTATCGACGCCAGCCTGGGTTGCCGGCGATCCTGCACAGGCGCTGGCCTATGCGCACATGGCGCTCGAACGGGCCTCGGCGCTGGATCACGCTGCGTCCCACGCCAACGCGCTCGCACAGGCGGCGCTCCCGGTAACTGTCTGGAACGGGCTTCTCGACGAGGCCAGCGATCACCTGCGCGCTTTGACCGACAGGCTCAACCAGCGTGGACTGGGCATATGGACCCCGGTCGGAAGGTTCTATCAAGGGGCTATCCAGTCGGCGCGTGGCGACGCCAGGGGCATCGCCACGATGGAGGAGGCGATCGCCGCATTGATCGCTAGCCGTTTCGTCGTTCGCGTCCCCATGTACGCCGCGATGCTGGCGGAAGCGGCGCTTGGATACGGAAATGTAAACACGGCGCACAAAGCCGTGGACCTGGCCAGGTCACGCATGGACGCGCAGTGCGAATTCTGGTGCCAGGCCGAAGTCTGGCGCGTCAGGGGAAGGCTATGCGCGAAAAATGGCGATAGCGTCGAAGCCAGGGCCTGTTTCGACCGGGCTCTCCAACTTGCGCAGGCCATGGGGGCGCGCTCGTTCGCCCTGCGTGCTGGACGAGACCTCGCCGCGCACTACGAACAGGTTGAGCGTGACACAGGGCAGGCCGTGCCCGAGTAA
- a CDS encoding LysR family transcriptional regulator, whose amino-acid sequence MFRLSDLTLFTRVAVLGSFTATANEADLEPAQVSAAVRRLEQELGVALLVRHGRSVRLTEEGERYLPHAGDILLRLRESMDLLIADDERPVQATLRIAVPTDLGRNLLMAWLAAFRNAYPGIQLQVAVSDEDVDLFNDPFDAAIRYGVPSDGNHVSLALARHNRRALVASAEYLAVHGRPESPADLVHHACLVDVAGGRIRNRWQFPGAEPRFVDVAAHRSSNDAELVRHWAIAGDGIAYKSWLDVSCDVEAGRLIVLMPDVPGDPAPLNLACATRRQFLPAVRRLHAWIAEAAVAHLSSHPVPMPAVYP is encoded by the coding sequence ATGTTTCGCCTCAGCGACCTGACACTTTTTACGCGCGTTGCCGTACTGGGGAGTTTTACGGCGACCGCCAACGAGGCTGACCTTGAACCAGCGCAGGTCAGTGCCGCCGTGCGGCGCCTCGAGCAGGAACTCGGCGTGGCCCTGCTCGTGCGACATGGTCGATCCGTCCGTCTCACCGAGGAGGGCGAGCGCTACCTTCCCCATGCCGGCGACATCCTCCTCCGGCTGCGCGAAAGCATGGACCTGCTGATCGCCGATGACGAGCGGCCAGTGCAAGCGACGCTGCGCATCGCCGTGCCGACCGACCTTGGCAGGAACCTGCTCATGGCCTGGCTCGCTGCCTTCCGGAACGCCTATCCAGGCATCCAGCTGCAAGTGGCGGTAAGCGATGAGGACGTCGACCTTTTCAACGATCCCTTCGACGCCGCCATTCGCTATGGCGTGCCTTCCGACGGCAACCACGTCTCGCTAGCGCTGGCGCGCCACAACCGACGCGCACTGGTGGCCTCGGCCGAATACCTCGCTGTGCACGGGCGCCCGGAAAGTCCCGCGGACCTCGTCCACCATGCGTGCCTGGTCGATGTCGCGGGTGGACGGATTCGAAACCGCTGGCAGTTCCCCGGTGCGGAACCGCGGTTCGTCGACGTAGCGGCGCATCGATCGAGCAATGACGCCGAGCTGGTCCGGCACTGGGCCATCGCAGGCGATGGCATCGCCTATAAGTCGTGGCTGGACGTCTCATGCGACGTGGAGGCAGGCCGGCTGATCGTCCTCATGCCCGACGTTCCAGGCGACCCGGCACCGCTCAACCTTGCCTGCGCCACGCGACGACAGTTTCTTCCGGCCGTACGCCGGCTGCACGCATGGATCGCCGAAGCGGCCGTGGCACACCTGTCCAGCCACCCGGTACCGATGCCCGCCGTTTACCCCTGA
- a CDS encoding transcriptional regulator yields the protein MTQAHIFGAFRLTPQARRLERDGIDVCIGSRAFDMLVALVERPGQVLSRRDLMAAAWPGLVVEESNVRVQVANLRRAVGCGESGIRHIASIAGRGYAFVTKVERVTIDDAHHGDAFAGERQDRVLDRLSIFDTSFSLAEAIAVAAFGPVGARDVAEAVAGFVSKAFLLATAGDGSPAYRLEPGIAAPARARLTAHRDYAQVAERLALIEHDKRPSAAYSGTACPVSRSTCS from the coding sequence ATGACCCAAGCCCATATTTTTGGCGCGTTTCGCCTTACTCCCCAGGCGCGCCGCCTGGAGCGCGACGGTATCGATGTGTGCATCGGTAGCCGCGCCTTTGACATGCTTGTCGCGCTGGTCGAGCGCCCCGGGCAGGTCCTGTCACGCCGCGACCTGATGGCGGCGGCATGGCCCGGCCTTGTCGTTGAAGAATCGAATGTCCGGGTCCAGGTGGCGAACCTGCGTCGTGCAGTGGGCTGCGGCGAGTCGGGTATCCGTCACATCGCCAGCATCGCGGGCCGAGGGTATGCGTTCGTGACGAAGGTAGAGCGGGTAACCATCGACGATGCGCACCACGGCGATGCATTCGCTGGCGAGAGGCAGGACCGGGTGCTCGATCGCCTGTCGATCTTCGACACGTCCTTCTCGCTGGCCGAGGCCATCGCCGTGGCCGCCTTCGGGCCTGTCGGCGCACGTGACGTAGCCGAAGCCGTCGCGGGTTTCGTCAGCAAGGCGTTCTTGCTGGCAACGGCCGGGGACGGTAGCCCAGCCTATCGCCTGGAGCCAGGCATCGCTGCGCCGGCCCGGGCGCGCCTGACGGCCCACCGCGACTATGCACAGGTCGCCGAGCGCCTGGCATTGATCGAGCACGACAAGCGACCCAGCGCTGCTTACTCGGGCACGGCCTGCCCTGTGTCACGCTCAACCTGTTCGTAG
- a CDS encoding response regulator transcription factor has protein sequence MSGKHEESKQIRVLITDDHPVMRHGLRAAVSVEPDMGLAGEASNGREAVDKYRELRPDVVLMDLQMPGMDGLEAISTIRAEFPDANIIVLTSYPGDARIMRALMLGATSYLLKSASLDEIIRAIRSSLVGRHVVHPDAAHDLARHAGSEALTDKEISVLKLVANGQSNKAIAQALSVSEETVKSRLHSITGKLGALDRTHAVMIAIQRGFLQP, from the coding sequence ATGTCAGGAAAGCACGAAGAATCCAAGCAAATTCGCGTGCTCATTACGGATGATCATCCCGTGATGCGCCATGGATTGCGGGCGGCTGTGTCGGTAGAACCCGATATGGGCCTGGCCGGGGAAGCATCCAACGGACGGGAGGCGGTAGACAAGTATCGTGAGCTACGTCCCGACGTCGTACTGATGGACCTGCAGATGCCGGGCATGGACGGTCTCGAGGCTATCAGCACCATCCGCGCCGAGTTTCCGGATGCGAACATCATCGTATTGACGAGCTATCCTGGGGATGCGCGGATCATGCGCGCCCTGATGCTCGGCGCGACATCTTACCTCCTCAAGTCCGCCAGCCTTGACGAAATCATTCGCGCGATCCGATCGTCGCTGGTCGGTCGCCATGTGGTTCACCCCGATGCAGCCCACGATCTCGCGCGCCACGCAGGCTCGGAGGCGCTCACCGATAAGGAGATCAGCGTGCTCAAGCTGGTCGCCAACGGGCAAAGCAATAAAGCCATCGCGCAGGCACTCAGCGTGTCGGAGGAAACGGTCAAGTCGCGCCTGCATAGCATCACCGGCAAGCTCGGCGCGCTGGACAGGACGCACGCGGTAATGATCGCCATCCAGCGTGGATTCCTCCAGCCCTAG